The Polyodon spathula isolate WHYD16114869_AA unplaced genomic scaffold, ASM1765450v1 scaffolds_1312, whole genome shotgun sequence genomic interval CTCGTTTCTTGGTGTTCTGAAGGCTCCGCCTCCTCGTTTCACCCCCTTGCCCTCGTTTCTTGGTGTTCTGAAGGCTCCGCCTCCTCGTTTCACCCCCTTGCCCTCGTTTCTTGGTGTTCTGAAGGCTCCGCCTCCTCGTTTCACCCCCTTGCCCTCGTTTCTTGGTGTTCTGAAGGCTCCGCCTCCTCTTCACCCCCTTGCCCTCGTTTCTTGGTGTTCTGAAGGCTCCGCCTCTTCTTTTCACCCCCTTGCTTTCGTTTCTTGGTGTTCTGAAGGCTCCGCCTCCTCGTTTCACCCCCTTGCTCTCGTTTCTTGGTGTTCTGAAGGCTCCGCCTCCTCGTTTCACCCCCTTGCTCTCGTTTCTTGGTGTTCTGAAGGCTCCGCCTCCTCGTTTCACCCCCTTGCTCTCGTTTCTTGGTGTTCTGAA includes:
- the LOC121309548 gene encoding late embryogenesis abundant protein B19.4-like, encoding GGGAFRTPRNKGKGVKRRRSLQNTKKRGQGGETRRRSLQNTKKRGGGAFRTPRNKSKGVKRRRSLQNTKKRGQGGETRRRSLQNTKKREQGGETRRRSLQNTKKREQGGETRRRSLQNTKKREQGGETRRRSLQNTKKRKQGGEKKRRSLQNTKKRGQGGEEEAEPSEHQETRARG